From Fundidesulfovibrio terrae, a single genomic window includes:
- a CDS encoding DUF3431 domain-containing protein — MNAMSEDETGQGVELVIARYREDASWVERLGLPFVVYDKSGAPGPNALPNIGRETHTYLTHIVRRYPDFPGYTVFLQADPFGHMGEGAAPASLKSRIEQNVRLGVQFTGFAWFKLKCDRLGRPHDMAAPENEGRWKGWGRDIPVGEVYGKIFAGEVPQSFLVTAPAGMLFVSKSRILARSHDFYKYCLKLVENDPEDEDNTGHAFERLWQVIFGGDARLNKKAYP; from the coding sequence ATGAACGCTATGAGCGAGGATGAAACGGGACAGGGCGTGGAGCTGGTCATCGCCCGATACCGGGAGGACGCCTCCTGGGTTGAGCGGTTGGGCTTGCCGTTCGTGGTGTACGACAAGTCGGGCGCGCCGGGGCCCAACGCGCTTCCAAACATCGGACGCGAGACGCACACGTATTTAACCCACATCGTGAGGCGCTACCCGGATTTTCCCGGGTACACGGTCTTCCTGCAGGCCGACCCCTTCGGCCACATGGGGGAGGGGGCCGCCCCCGCGTCCCTCAAGTCCCGCATCGAACAGAACGTGCGCCTTGGCGTGCAGTTCACCGGCTTCGCCTGGTTCAAGCTCAAGTGCGACCGCCTGGGCCGCCCCCACGACATGGCCGCTCCGGAGAACGAGGGGCGCTGGAAAGGGTGGGGCCGGGACATCCCCGTGGGAGAGGTGTATGGGAAGATATTCGCCGGGGAGGTGCCGCAGTCGTTTCTGGTAACGGCCCCGGCGGGGATGCTTTTCGTGTCGAAAAGCCGTATCCTGGCGCGGTCGCACGATTTCTACAAATACTGCTTGAAACTGGTCGAGAACGATCCCGAAGATGAAGACAACACCGGCCATGCCTTCGAGAGGCTGTGGCAGGTGATATTCGGCGGCGACGCCCGGCTGAACAAAAAGGCTTACCCATGA